A region of Paractinoplanes abujensis DNA encodes the following proteins:
- the surE gene encoding 5'/3'-nucleotidase SurE has protein sequence MTRILVTNDDGIDAPGLRWLARAAAREGHDVTVAAPVTEASGSSAAMTAVEEHGKIILHKRELPHAKHIPAYAVAASPAYIVLLALREAFGDVPDMILSGINRGANAGAAVVHSGTVGATLTGSYAGLHGLAVSLDVLSPRASSARSGGAALAALDHEEDEKRHWDSAAELAVRLLPTLAHTPPGTIFNLNVPDLHLDGIRGLRRASLAQFGQVQVSIAEAGEGFVRTAVQAADDTLQPDTDLAALAEHFAVVTPIRPPHEMTEVKINLEAIPLHASAL, from the coding sequence ATGACGAGAATCCTGGTCACCAACGACGACGGCATCGACGCGCCCGGTCTGCGCTGGCTGGCGCGGGCCGCGGCCCGGGAGGGGCACGACGTCACGGTCGCCGCGCCGGTCACCGAGGCCAGCGGCAGCAGCGCGGCCATGACGGCGGTGGAGGAGCACGGCAAGATCATTCTGCACAAGCGTGAGCTCCCCCACGCCAAGCACATTCCCGCGTACGCGGTAGCCGCTTCACCCGCCTACATCGTGCTGCTGGCCCTGCGGGAGGCGTTCGGCGACGTCCCCGACATGATCTTGTCGGGGATCAACCGGGGCGCCAACGCGGGCGCCGCGGTCGTGCACTCGGGCACGGTCGGGGCCACCCTGACCGGCTCGTACGCGGGTCTGCACGGGCTCGCGGTCTCGCTCGACGTGCTCTCGCCGCGGGCCTCCTCGGCGCGCAGCGGGGGCGCCGCCCTGGCCGCCCTCGACCACGAGGAGGACGAGAAGCGGCACTGGGACAGCGCGGCCGAGCTCGCCGTGCGCCTGCTGCCCACGCTGGCGCACACACCGCCCGGCACGATCTTCAACCTGAACGTGCCCGACCTGCACCTGGACGGGATCCGGGGGTTGCGGCGGGCCTCGCTGGCCCAGTTCGGCCAGGTGCAAGTGAGCATCGCCGAGGCCGGGGAGGGCTTCGTGCGCACAGCCGTGCAGGCCGCGGACGACACCCTGCAGCCCGACACCGACCTGGCCGCCCTGGCCGAGCACTTCGCCGTGGTCACGCCGATCCGGCCGCCACACGAGATGACCGAGGTCAAGATCAACCTCGAGGCGATCCCCCTGCACGCCTCGGCGCTGTAG
- a CDS encoding STAS domain-containing protein translates to MTLSIMTSTLADDVVEVSPSGEIDVENAYEIREAVAGQLAAGHLARIELNLQNVTFIDSVGISALVAAFQLAQVSEVKLVVTRPSRFAHRQLWVTGLLGLFGNPQPFGQADAAQPAVSGA, encoded by the coding sequence GTGACGCTGTCGATAATGACGTCGACGCTTGCCGACGACGTGGTGGAGGTCTCGCCCAGCGGCGAGATCGACGTCGAAAACGCGTACGAGATCCGCGAGGCGGTGGCGGGGCAGTTGGCCGCCGGGCATCTCGCTCGCATCGAGCTCAATCTTCAAAATGTGACCTTCATCGACTCCGTGGGCATCAGCGCGCTCGTCGCCGCTTTCCAGCTCGCGCAGGTCAGTGAGGTCAAACTGGTCGTCACGCGGCCCAGCCGCTTCGCGCACCGCCAGTTGTGGGTGACGGGGCTGCTCGGTCTGTTCGGCAATCCGCAGCCGTTCGGTCAGGCCGACGCGGCGCAGCCGGCGGTGTCCGGGGCCTGA